A genomic stretch from Candidatus Microthrix parvicella Bio17-1 includes:
- a CDS encoding ATP-binding protein, producing the protein MTVDRHGATVDITVDDDGPGIPEIDRKRVFQPFTRLDEARTAELGTGLGLAIVAEIVSDLEGRVRVDDSPLGGARFVVCLPAP; encoded by the coding sequence GTGACCGTTGACCGCCATGGAGCGACGGTCGACATCACGGTGGACGACGACGGGCCGGGTATCCCCGAGATCGATCGCAAGCGGGTGTTTCAACCGTTTACACGGCTCGACGAGGCCCGCACCGCCGAGTTGGGCACGGGCTTGGGCCTGGCCATCGTCGCCGAGATCGTCAGCGACCTCGAAGGCCGGGTTCGGGTGGATGACAGCCCGCTCGGCGGTGCGCGGTTCGTGGTCTGCCTGCCGGCCCCATAA